A portion of the Krasilnikovia cinnamomea genome contains these proteins:
- a CDS encoding glycoside hydrolase family 13 protein, with protein sequence MTDQLTVATADENAAGAAGPAPWWRDAVIYQIYPRSFADSDGDGIGDLPGIRSRLPYLQELGIDAVWLSPFYASPQADAGYDVSDYRTVDPMFGTLDDARELITDAHALGMRVIVDLVPNHSSDQHEWFQRAIAEGPGSPARDRYHFRPGKGTDGEQPPNDWQSLFGGPAWTRTTNPDGTPGDWYLHLFAPEQPDFNWEHPAVADEFRTILRFWLDLGVDGFRIDVAHGLVKAEGLPDAGDASELHLLDVAASPCFDQDGVHEIYRSWRQILDEYPGERIAVAEAWAPSLERLSKYVRPDELHQSFNFSYLGAAWTVEAQRKIIDESLAAMRSVGAPATWTLSNHDVVRHTTRLMNSISGDAAGRRPTAADPVAGLRRGRAATLLMLALPGSAYLYQGEELGLPEVIDLPPEVRQDPAFHRATGQDGFRDGCRVPLPWSGDAAPYGFGPEGGPSWLPQPDSWARLSVAAQDGVPESTLEMYRSALLMRRAHPALGAPDNLTWCEAPEGLLVFERSAPDGPAFRCTVNLTDAPIVIAKPGQALVASGPVDDEAAQVLIPADTTVWWSVA encoded by the coding sequence ATGACCGATCAACTGACCGTCGCCACCGCGGACGAGAACGCCGCCGGTGCGGCCGGCCCCGCGCCCTGGTGGCGCGACGCCGTCATCTACCAGATCTACCCGCGCAGCTTCGCCGACTCCGACGGCGACGGCATCGGCGACCTGCCCGGCATCCGCAGCCGCCTGCCGTACCTGCAGGAGCTGGGCATCGACGCGGTGTGGCTCTCGCCGTTCTACGCCTCGCCGCAGGCCGACGCGGGCTACGACGTGTCCGACTACCGGACCGTCGACCCGATGTTCGGCACCCTCGACGACGCCCGGGAGTTGATCACGGACGCGCACGCCCTCGGCATGCGCGTCATCGTCGACCTGGTGCCGAACCACTCCTCCGACCAGCACGAGTGGTTCCAGCGCGCCATCGCCGAGGGCCCCGGCTCGCCCGCCCGCGACCGCTACCACTTTCGCCCGGGCAAGGGCACGGACGGCGAGCAGCCGCCCAACGACTGGCAGTCGCTGTTCGGCGGCCCGGCCTGGACCCGCACCACCAACCCGGACGGCACCCCCGGCGACTGGTACCTGCACCTGTTCGCCCCCGAGCAGCCCGACTTCAACTGGGAGCACCCGGCGGTCGCCGACGAGTTCCGTACCATCCTGCGGTTCTGGCTCGACCTGGGCGTGGACGGCTTCCGCATCGACGTGGCGCACGGCCTGGTCAAGGCCGAGGGCCTGCCGGACGCGGGCGACGCCAGCGAGCTGCACCTGCTCGACGTCGCCGCCAGCCCCTGCTTCGACCAGGACGGCGTGCACGAGATCTACCGCAGCTGGCGGCAGATCCTCGACGAGTACCCCGGCGAGCGCATCGCGGTGGCCGAGGCCTGGGCGCCCAGCCTGGAGCGGCTGTCGAAGTACGTGCGCCCCGACGAACTGCACCAGTCGTTCAACTTCAGCTACCTCGGTGCGGCCTGGACCGTCGAGGCGCAGCGAAAGATCATCGACGAGTCCCTGGCGGCCATGCGCTCGGTCGGCGCCCCGGCCACCTGGACCCTGTCCAACCACGACGTCGTGCGGCACACCACCCGGCTCATGAACTCGATCTCCGGCGACGCCGCGGGCCGCCGCCCCACCGCCGCGGACCCGGTCGCCGGGCTGCGCCGGGGTCGGGCCGCCACCCTGCTGATGCTGGCCCTGCCCGGCTCCGCGTACCTGTACCAGGGCGAGGAACTGGGCCTGCCCGAGGTCATCGACCTGCCGCCGGAGGTGCGCCAGGACCCGGCGTTCCACCGCGCCACCGGCCAGGACGGCTTCCGCGACGGGTGCCGGGTGCCGCTGCCCTGGTCCGGCGACGCGGCACCGTACGGCTTCGGGCCCGAGGGCGGCCCGAGCTGGCTGCCGCAGCCGGACAGCTGGGCGCGGCTCAGCGTCGCCGCGCAGGACGGGGTGCCCGAGTCCACGCTGGAGATGTACCGGTCCGCGCTGCTCATGCGCCGCGCCCACCCGGCCCTGGGCGCGCCGGACAACCTCACCTGGTGCGAGGCGCCGGAGGGCCTGCTCGTCTTCGAGCGCTCCGCGCCCGACGGTCCCGCCTTCCGCTGCACGGTCAACCTGACCGACGCGCCGATCGTCATCGCCAAGCCGGGCCAGGCCCTGGTGGCCAGCGGCCCGGTCGACGACGAGGCGGCGCAGGTGCTCATCCCCGCGGACACCACGGTCTGGTGGTCCGTGGCCTGA
- a CDS encoding sulfatase, whose amino-acid sequence MSLLTRLRPPPPARTDNPDAGAVPRRTWRIVLRRTLTVLSAALIVAALLLPNQLGQLTPAAFLRVPVEALIAVAVLLVLPGRVRGVVALLGGTMLGLLTLVKALDLGFWSFLNRQFDLVADWGLLDDGLGVVEDSIGRAGARAAAAGVVVLALAVVVLLALAALRLSRVAGRHRTAATRTGIGLTAAWVVCATLGVQVVPGLPVASRSEADFVRDRALLVRQGVHDQRAFERAVEVDGFGDIPGSQLLTHLAGKDVVVSFIESYGRSAIDDPALAQYVDPALADGTRQLTAAGFATRSAWLTSPTFGGYSWLAHSTLQSGLSIDNQQRYRSLVSTDRLTLTGAFKRAGWDTVGFEPNNTYAWPEGDFYGYQRVWDARNLGYRGPQFSWSRMPDQYTLAAMQRNEFGRAGRGPLFAEVTLSSSHTPWAPLPQMIDWDAVGDGSVFGAQAAAGQSADQVWKDPKRVRTEYAKSVAYSVSALTSWAQKYGDDNLVLVFLGDHQPAPIVTGEGASHDVPVTIVAKDPKVLDRIAGWGWQDGLKPGAQAPVWPMEAFRDRFLTTFGPQGDPH is encoded by the coding sequence GTGTCGCTTCTCACCCGCTTGCGTCCGCCGCCGCCCGCCCGCACGGACAACCCCGACGCCGGGGCCGTGCCGCGGCGCACCTGGCGGATCGTGCTGCGCCGTACGCTGACGGTCCTGTCCGCCGCCCTGATCGTCGCGGCCCTGCTGCTGCCGAACCAGCTCGGCCAGCTCACCCCGGCCGCCTTCCTGCGGGTGCCGGTGGAGGCGCTGATCGCGGTCGCGGTCCTGCTGGTGCTGCCGGGCCGCGTACGCGGCGTGGTGGCGCTGCTCGGTGGCACCATGCTCGGCCTGCTGACCCTGGTCAAGGCGCTCGACCTGGGCTTCTGGTCGTTCCTGAACCGGCAGTTCGACCTGGTGGCCGACTGGGGCCTGCTGGACGACGGCCTCGGGGTGGTGGAGGACTCGATCGGCCGCGCCGGGGCGCGCGCCGCGGCGGCCGGGGTGGTGGTGCTCGCGCTGGCCGTGGTGGTGCTGCTGGCGCTGGCCGCGCTGCGGCTGTCCCGGGTCGCCGGGCGGCACCGCACCGCCGCCACCCGCACCGGGATCGGGCTCACCGCCGCCTGGGTGGTCTGCGCGACACTCGGCGTCCAGGTGGTGCCCGGGCTGCCGGTCGCCTCGCGCAGTGAGGCGGACTTCGTCCGCGATCGGGCCCTGCTGGTCCGTCAGGGCGTGCACGACCAGCGGGCGTTCGAGCGCGCCGTCGAGGTGGACGGCTTCGGCGACATCCCGGGCAGCCAGCTGCTCACCCACCTGGCCGGCAAGGACGTAGTGGTGTCCTTCATCGAGAGCTATGGCCGGTCCGCGATCGACGACCCGGCGCTGGCGCAGTACGTCGACCCGGCGCTGGCCGACGGCACCAGGCAGCTCACCGCGGCCGGGTTCGCCACCCGCAGCGCGTGGCTGACCTCGCCCACGTTCGGCGGGTACAGCTGGCTGGCCCACTCGACGCTGCAGTCCGGGCTGTCCATCGACAATCAGCAGCGCTACCGCAGCCTCGTCTCCACCGACCGGCTCACCCTGACCGGGGCGTTCAAGCGGGCGGGCTGGGACACCGTCGGCTTCGAGCCGAACAACACGTACGCGTGGCCCGAGGGCGACTTCTACGGCTACCAGCGGGTCTGGGACGCGCGGAACCTGGGCTACCGGGGACCGCAGTTCAGCTGGTCGCGGATGCCGGACCAGTACACCCTCGCGGCGATGCAGCGCAACGAGTTCGGCCGGGCCGGGCGTGGTCCCCTGTTCGCGGAGGTAACGCTGAGCTCCAGCCACACCCCGTGGGCGCCACTGCCGCAGATGATCGACTGGGACGCGGTGGGTGACGGCTCGGTCTTCGGCGCTCAGGCCGCTGCGGGACAGTCCGCGGACCAGGTGTGGAAGGACCCGAAGCGGGTGCGCACCGAGTACGCGAAGTCCGTCGCCTACTCCGTCTCGGCGCTGACCTCCTGGGCGCAGAAGTACGGCGACGACAACCTCGTGCTGGTCTTCCTCGGCGACCACCAGCCCGCCCCGATCGTCACCGGTGAGGGCGCCAGCCACGACGTGCCGGTCACGATCGTGGCCAAGGACCCCAAGGTGCTGGACCGGATCGCGGGTTGGGGCTGGCAGGACGGGCTGAAGCCCGGGGCGCAGGCTCCGGTGTGGCCGATGGAGGCGTTCCGGGACCGCTTCCTGACCACCTTCGGCCCGCAGGGGGACCCGCACTGA
- a CDS encoding TetR/AcrR family transcriptional regulator translates to MTSQERRRRVPALAPEERRAALVAATVPLLHRCGLEVSTRQIAQAAGVAEGTIFGVFPDKQSLVVAALTQALDPQPTLDALAAIDPRAGLRERMTEAADLIHRRFAGNAHLMAGARRLAGTAGADPETRHAMAAARERLLAALTAVIEPDAARLRRSPTAVARLLLLFCGANTYGPFGDPEHLDGAETVSLLLDGLLNDSDQDHRPTRTETPKVP, encoded by the coding sequence GTGACATCCCAGGAACGCCGCCGCCGGGTCCCCGCCCTGGCGCCCGAGGAACGCCGCGCCGCGCTGGTCGCCGCGACCGTGCCGCTGCTGCACCGCTGCGGGCTGGAGGTGAGCACCCGGCAGATCGCCCAGGCCGCGGGCGTGGCCGAGGGCACCATCTTCGGCGTCTTCCCCGACAAGCAGTCGCTGGTCGTGGCCGCGCTGACGCAGGCCCTCGACCCGCAGCCGACCCTGGACGCGCTGGCCGCCATCGACCCCCGCGCCGGGCTGCGGGAACGCATGACCGAGGCCGCGGACCTGATCCACCGGCGCTTCGCGGGCAACGCCCACCTGATGGCCGGGGCCCGCCGCCTCGCCGGGACAGCGGGCGCCGACCCGGAGACCAGGCACGCCATGGCCGCCGCCCGGGAACGGCTGCTCGCGGCGCTCACCGCGGTCATCGAACCCGACGCGGCGCGGCTGCGCCGCTCCCCCACCGCCGTCGCCCGGCTGCTGCTGCTGTTCTGCGGGGCCAACACGTACGGGCCGTTCGGCGACCCGGAGCACCTCGACGGCGCCGAGACGGTGTCGCTGCTGCTCGACGGCCTGCTGAACGACTCCGACCAAGATCACCGTCCCACCCGGACCGAGACCCCGAAGGTGCCATGA
- a CDS encoding beta-1,3-glucanase family protein — protein MRRKRTLILSVAAAVAAAGTAWIALPASAAAPTATLRTVADWGTGWQADVTVSNTGASAMTSWTVEFDLPEDSTVGSFWEADMKATGSHRTFSSRPWNGGVKVGDKVSFGFIGSGPLPTNCRLNGLPCGGSGGAPATSAATSAPATPVTTKATVPPTAPATTPPTEPPATAPTSGETAPPPPAADRLPLKVSNRTGRGDDTFLYVLGTDLKSGKLGYVDAGGTFTAWPGAGAEPVPAPDVSIPGPKDGASTTIKVPKGLSGRVYFSFAKKLDFRLTSGGLVQPAPWAGGDPNRNILFDWSEFTLDNGGLFLNSSQVDMFAVPHIVSVQGGNGVVTKTGELKADGRDKVIDAVKADSDFAKSVVKGSDGTVLRVLAPGKAADAGLMDPTYLNESIDEAWKAYASRTLTVAPFSDRPDTKFFGRTSGDVLNFTDGSGKTVASFPKPSTANVWGCDGALGAPNDQVVGPIARTLCAALTRGTLGTLDNQPSGGAADFYRGEDPNTYAKVIHQNMVDGKAYAFAFDDVQNQESLVHDGDPRTATITLTPF, from the coding sequence ATGCGCCGCAAGCGAACACTGATTCTGTCCGTCGCCGCCGCAGTTGCCGCGGCCGGCACCGCCTGGATCGCGCTGCCGGCCTCCGCCGCCGCCCCCACCGCCACGCTGCGTACGGTCGCCGACTGGGGCACGGGCTGGCAGGCCGATGTGACCGTCTCGAACACCGGCGCGTCCGCGATGACATCGTGGACGGTCGAGTTCGACCTGCCCGAGGACAGCACGGTCGGCAGCTTCTGGGAGGCCGACATGAAGGCCACGGGCAGCCACCGTACGTTCAGCAGCCGTCCGTGGAACGGCGGCGTCAAGGTCGGCGACAAGGTCTCCTTCGGCTTCATCGGCTCCGGCCCGCTGCCCACCAACTGCCGGCTCAACGGCCTGCCCTGCGGTGGCAGCGGCGGCGCGCCCGCCACGTCGGCGGCGACCTCCGCGCCCGCCACCCCGGTGACGACCAAGGCGACGGTGCCACCCACCGCCCCGGCGACCACGCCGCCCACGGAACCCCCGGCCACCGCGCCGACCAGCGGCGAAACGGCCCCGCCGCCCCCGGCCGCGGACCGGCTGCCGCTGAAGGTCAGCAACAGGACCGGACGCGGCGACGACACGTTCCTGTACGTCCTGGGCACCGACCTCAAGAGCGGCAAGCTCGGCTACGTCGACGCCGGTGGCACGTTCACGGCGTGGCCGGGGGCGGGCGCGGAGCCCGTACCGGCGCCGGACGTGTCGATCCCCGGGCCGAAGGACGGCGCCAGCACCACCATCAAGGTCCCGAAGGGACTGTCCGGCCGGGTGTACTTCTCGTTCGCCAAGAAGCTGGACTTCCGGCTCACCTCGGGCGGGCTGGTGCAGCCCGCGCCGTGGGCCGGCGGCGACCCGAACCGCAACATCCTGTTCGACTGGAGCGAGTTCACTCTGGACAACGGCGGGCTGTTCCTGAACAGCTCGCAGGTCGACATGTTCGCGGTGCCGCACATCGTCAGCGTCCAGGGCGGCAACGGCGTGGTGACCAAGACCGGTGAGCTCAAGGCCGACGGCCGTGACAAGGTCATCGACGCGGTCAAGGCCGACTCGGACTTCGCCAAGAGCGTCGTCAAGGGTTCCGACGGCACGGTGCTGCGGGTGCTGGCGCCGGGCAAGGCCGCCGACGCGGGCCTGATGGACCCGACCTACCTCAACGAGTCCATCGACGAGGCGTGGAAGGCGTACGCGAGCCGAACCCTGACCGTGGCGCCGTTCAGCGACCGGCCGGACACGAAGTTCTTCGGCCGCACCTCGGGCGACGTGCTGAACTTCACCGACGGCTCGGGCAAGACGGTGGCGTCCTTCCCGAAGCCCAGCACCGCGAACGTGTGGGGCTGCGACGGCGCGCTGGGTGCCCCGAACGACCAGGTCGTCGGCCCGATCGCCCGGACGCTGTGCGCGGCGCTGACGCGGGGCACGTTGGGCACGCTCGACAACCAGCCGAGCGGCGGCGCGGCCGACTTCTACCGCGGCGAGGACCCCAACACCTACGCCAAGGTGATCCACCAGAACATGGTCGACGGCAAGGCGTACGCGTTCGCCTTCGACGACGTACAGAACCAGGAGTCGCTGGTGCACGACGGTGACCCGCGCACGGCGACCATCACCCTGACCCCGTTCTGA
- a CDS encoding NAD(+)/NADH kinase, translated as MGMIEVVGLVLHPRRDCGAAIDAIVDWAASRDVTVLGLPDEITRIDCKAVPVSADELVERAGLLVSLGGDGTMLRTMRLVEGRKTPVLGVNVGRLGFLAEVDLPDLPSALSAIDEHSYTVEPRAAVRTVLPDGTEVSAFNDIALVRVPGSGLAGIGITVEGSTFVNYAADAVIVATPTGSTAYSFSAGGPIVSPNVEGLLVSAAAAHSSFNRSLMLAAGEHLALDVLPTSGRVAIEVDGIVAGHATGGDRLTITQVPGAAQVIRFGRTSFYERARRKLRVEGSAQVAPGGAADATVVDSFEHSRYEILLGGEVAGVLTYRRGDGRVELLHTEVDQAYEGRGLAGRLAAAALTDARARATTVIPTCPFVAGYLQRHPEFRDVLDPGAAPR; from the coding sequence ATGGGCATGATCGAGGTCGTCGGGTTGGTGTTGCATCCGCGGCGGGACTGCGGTGCGGCGATCGACGCGATCGTGGACTGGGCCGCCAGCCGCGACGTGACCGTGCTGGGGCTGCCCGACGAGATCACCCGGATCGACTGCAAGGCCGTGCCGGTCTCCGCCGACGAGCTCGTCGAGCGGGCCGGTCTGCTGGTCAGCCTCGGCGGCGACGGCACGATGCTGCGTACGATGCGGCTGGTCGAGGGGCGCAAGACCCCGGTCCTCGGGGTCAACGTGGGGCGGCTCGGCTTCCTCGCCGAGGTCGATCTGCCCGACCTGCCCTCGGCCCTGTCCGCCATCGACGAGCACAGTTACACGGTCGAGCCGCGCGCCGCCGTGCGCACCGTGCTGCCCGACGGCACCGAGGTGTCCGCGTTCAACGACATCGCCCTGGTGCGGGTGCCCGGCAGCGGGCTCGCCGGGATCGGGATCACGGTCGAGGGCAGCACCTTCGTCAACTACGCGGCGGACGCGGTCATCGTGGCCACGCCCACCGGCTCCACCGCGTACAGTTTCTCGGCCGGTGGCCCGATCGTGTCGCCCAATGTGGAGGGCCTGCTGGTCAGCGCCGCCGCCGCGCATTCCTCGTTCAACCGTTCGCTCATGTTGGCCGCGGGCGAGCACCTGGCGCTCGACGTGCTGCCCACCAGCGGCCGGGTCGCGATCGAGGTGGACGGAATCGTCGCCGGGCACGCCACCGGCGGCGACCGGCTGACCATCACGCAGGTGCCCGGCGCCGCCCAGGTCATCCGGTTCGGCCGCACCTCCTTCTACGAGCGGGCCCGCCGCAAGCTGCGGGTCGAGGGCAGCGCCCAGGTCGCGCCGGGCGGCGCCGCCGACGCCACCGTCGTGGACAGCTTCGAACACTCCCGGTACGAGATCCTGCTCGGCGGCGAGGTCGCCGGGGTGCTGACCTACCGGCGCGGCGACGGCCGCGTCGAGCTGCTGCACACCGAGGTCGACCAGGCGTACGAGGGGCGCGGGCTGGCCGGGCGGCTGGCCGCGGCCGCCCTGACCGACGCCCGGGCCCGCGCCACCACCGTCATCCCCACCTGCCCCTTCGTCGCGGGATACCTGCAACGGCACCCCGAGTTCCGCGACGTGCTCGATCCCGGGGCGGCTCCCCGATGA
- a CDS encoding FAD-dependent oxidoreductase codes for MGQPAILTVDDDPSVSRAIARDLRRRYGEQYRILRASSAADALDALKDLKLRGGRVAVILADYRMPQTNGIEFLEHAMDLFPNARRALLTAYADTDAAIQAINVVDVDHYLLKPWDPPEEKLYPVIDSLLEAWLATGDREVADIRVVGHRWSAPSYQIRDFLARNLVPYRWLGADEPEGRRLLEAAGVGPEAIPLVVTADGRALSRPGTAEVAEVAGLSTAPNRDFYDLIIVGGGPAGLGAAVYGASEGLKTLLVERRAVGGQAGQSSRIENYLGFPDGISGAQLTDRARRQAGKFAAEVLNTREVVGLRADGSARTLTFADGGEVSAHAIVLATGVAYRPLVADGVAELTGAGVYYGSAATEGPSCSGSDVYIVGGANSAGQAALFFARYARTVTLLVRGDSLESSMSYYLIQQLDRIDNITVRTRCEVVGAEGGDHLRAITICDGKTSQRSTVECGSLFIFIGAEPRTDWLGDVVARDERGFVYTGPDLLSNGRRPPGWDRDRDPFYLECSVPGIFAAGDVRANSVKRVASAVGEGAMAVTLVHRYLEAR; via the coding sequence ATGGGACAGCCCGCCATCCTCACGGTCGACGACGACCCGTCGGTCTCCCGTGCCATCGCCCGCGACCTGCGGCGCCGGTACGGCGAGCAGTACCGCATCCTGCGCGCCTCCTCCGCCGCCGACGCGCTCGACGCGCTCAAGGACCTCAAGCTGCGCGGCGGCCGGGTGGCCGTGATCCTGGCCGACTACCGGATGCCGCAGACCAACGGCATCGAGTTCCTCGAACACGCCATGGACCTGTTCCCGAACGCGCGCCGGGCGCTGCTCACCGCGTACGCCGACACCGACGCGGCGATCCAGGCGATCAACGTGGTGGACGTCGACCACTACCTGCTCAAGCCGTGGGACCCACCGGAGGAGAAGCTGTACCCGGTGATCGACTCGCTGCTGGAGGCCTGGCTGGCCACGGGCGACCGGGAGGTGGCCGACATCCGGGTGGTCGGGCACCGGTGGAGCGCGCCGTCGTACCAGATCCGGGACTTCCTCGCCCGCAACCTCGTGCCGTACCGGTGGCTCGGGGCGGACGAGCCGGAGGGCCGCCGCCTGCTGGAGGCGGCCGGGGTCGGCCCCGAGGCCATCCCGCTGGTCGTCACGGCCGACGGCCGGGCCCTGTCCCGGCCCGGCACCGCCGAGGTCGCGGAGGTCGCCGGGCTGTCCACCGCCCCGAACCGCGACTTCTACGACCTGATCATCGTGGGCGGCGGCCCCGCCGGGCTCGGCGCCGCGGTGTACGGCGCCTCCGAGGGCCTCAAGACCCTGCTGGTGGAGCGGCGGGCGGTCGGCGGCCAGGCCGGGCAGAGTTCCCGGATCGAGAACTACCTCGGCTTCCCCGACGGCATCTCGGGTGCCCAGCTCACCGACCGGGCCCGGCGGCAGGCGGGCAAGTTCGCGGCCGAGGTGCTCAACACCCGCGAGGTGGTGGGGCTGCGCGCGGACGGCTCGGCGCGCACCCTCACGTTCGCGGACGGTGGCGAGGTGTCCGCGCACGCGATCGTGCTGGCGACCGGGGTGGCCTACCGCCCGCTGGTGGCCGACGGCGTCGCCGAGCTCACCGGCGCCGGGGTGTACTACGGCTCGGCGGCCACCGAGGGCCCGTCCTGCTCCGGCTCCGACGTGTACATCGTCGGCGGGGCCAACTCGGCCGGGCAGGCCGCCCTGTTCTTCGCCCGGTACGCCCGCACGGTCACCCTGCTGGTGCGCGGCGACTCGCTGGAGTCCTCGATGTCGTACTACCTGATCCAGCAGCTCGACCGGATCGACAACATCACCGTGCGGACCCGCTGCGAGGTGGTCGGCGCCGAGGGCGGGGACCACCTGCGGGCGATCACCATCTGCGACGGCAAGACCAGCCAGCGGAGCACGGTCGAATGCGGCTCGCTGTTCATCTTCATCGGCGCCGAGCCGCGTACCGACTGGCTCGGCGACGTCGTGGCCCGCGACGAGCGCGGCTTCGTCTACACCGGGCCGGATCTGCTGTCGAACGGGCGGCGCCCGCCGGGATGGGATCGCGACCGCGACCCGTTCTACCTGGAGTGCAGCGTGCCCGGCATCTTCGCCGCGGGCGACGTGCGGGCCAACTCGGTCAAGCGGGTGGCCTCCGCGGTCGGCGAGGGCGCGATGGCCGTCACGCTGGTCCACCGGTACCTGGAGGCGCGATAA
- a CDS encoding LacI family DNA-binding transcriptional regulator, which yields MASKRSGAEPGRGRKPTSGDVAAAAGVSRSAVSFAFNNPQRISAATRDRIMAVAQEIGYTPNTLARMLQSGATQSLGVLLPQRLARILENPYYARFLMGAGQVCDQEGYTLLLTPPLQDSVLKAIPYAAVDGFIVCGLETDRGEVAELQRRNIPFVLIDSDGQSGAPSVDVDDQGGARDVTRHLLELGHRRIAVVSIGAGGPEPGEHWGPLARRLDGIAEALAEVGMTWADVPMAEVPVTRTDGYQVTRALMAQHRPTAILALSDVLAYGAVDALHELGVDVPGEVSVTGFDDLAESAWFRPRLTTVRQPIVTKGRTAADFLISAIRGEDQHPHQVLGTSLVVRDSTAPPVARA from the coding sequence ATGGCATCGAAGAGGTCCGGTGCCGAGCCGGGCAGAGGCCGCAAGCCGACCTCGGGTGACGTGGCCGCGGCGGCCGGGGTCTCCCGCTCGGCGGTGTCGTTCGCTTTCAACAACCCGCAGCGCATCTCGGCCGCGACGCGGGACCGGATCATGGCGGTCGCCCAGGAGATCGGGTACACGCCGAACACCCTCGCGCGGATGCTGCAGTCCGGGGCCACCCAGTCGCTGGGGGTGCTGCTGCCGCAGCGGCTGGCCCGGATCCTGGAGAACCCGTACTACGCGCGTTTCCTCATGGGTGCCGGGCAGGTGTGCGACCAGGAGGGCTACACCCTGCTGCTGACCCCGCCGCTGCAGGATTCGGTGCTCAAGGCGATTCCGTACGCGGCGGTGGACGGCTTCATCGTCTGCGGGCTGGAGACCGACCGGGGCGAGGTCGCCGAGTTGCAGCGGCGCAACATCCCGTTCGTGCTGATCGACAGCGACGGGCAGTCCGGGGCGCCCAGCGTGGACGTGGACGACCAGGGCGGCGCCCGCGACGTCACCCGGCATCTGCTGGAGCTGGGGCATCGCCGCATCGCGGTGGTGTCCATCGGTGCCGGCGGCCCGGAGCCGGGCGAGCACTGGGGGCCGCTGGCCCGCCGCCTGGACGGCATCGCGGAGGCGCTGGCCGAGGTGGGCATGACGTGGGCGGACGTGCCCATGGCCGAGGTGCCGGTGACCCGTACGGACGGGTATCAGGTGACCCGGGCGCTGATGGCGCAGCACCGGCCGACCGCGATCCTGGCGCTGTCGGACGTGCTGGCGTACGGGGCCGTGGACGCGCTGCACGAGCTCGGCGTCGACGTGCCCGGTGAGGTCTCCGTGACCGGTTTCGACGATCTCGCGGAGTCTGCATGGTTCCGCCCCCGGTTGACCACGGTGCGCCAGCCGATCGTGACCAAGGGCCGGACGGCCGCCGACTTCCTGATCTCCGCGATCCGGGGTGAGGACCAGCACCCACACCAGGTGCTCGGCACGTCACTGGTGGTACGCGACTCGACCGCTCCACCCGTCGCCAGGGCGTAA
- the modA gene encoding molybdate ABC transporter substrate-binding protein translates to MVATMLGIVVPGSAAACDSGMRSTTSSVDPVSGTVTVLAAASLKGAFDRIGAAFETAHPHTKVTLSYGGSDDLAQRIVSGTPADVFAAASAATMRTVTDAGDTADTPDTFARNQLVIAVPKGNPKGLNSLADLARPGVRVALCAAQVPCGTATARVLGAAGVELTPAARQPDVKAALAKVQRGEADAALVYRTDARAAGSGVEGVEFPESVQAVNLYQIAALKDAANPVGAAAFVTYVLGAQAQQMLADAGFQSP, encoded by the coding sequence ATGGTGGCCACGATGCTCGGCATCGTCGTGCCGGGTTCGGCGGCGGCGTGCGACTCCGGCATGCGCTCGACCACCTCCAGCGTCGACCCGGTGTCCGGCACGGTGACCGTGCTGGCGGCGGCGTCGTTGAAGGGGGCGTTCGACCGGATCGGGGCCGCGTTCGAGACGGCGCATCCGCACACGAAGGTGACGTTGTCGTACGGCGGCAGCGACGACCTCGCCCAGCGGATCGTCTCCGGAACACCCGCGGACGTCTTCGCCGCCGCCAGTGCCGCCACGATGCGCACGGTCACGGACGCGGGGGACACCGCGGACACCCCGGACACGTTCGCGCGCAACCAGCTCGTCATCGCCGTACCCAAGGGCAATCCGAAGGGGCTGAACTCACTGGCCGACCTGGCGCGGCCCGGGGTGCGGGTCGCGCTGTGCGCGGCCCAGGTGCCGTGCGGGACGGCCACGGCCAGGGTGCTCGGCGCGGCGGGGGTGGAGCTCACGCCGGCCGCCCGGCAGCCGGACGTGAAGGCGGCGCTGGCGAAGGTCCAGCGCGGCGAGGCGGACGCGGCGCTCGTCTACCGTACGGACGCCCGGGCCGCCGGTTCCGGCGTCGAGGGCGTGGAGTTCCCCGAGTCGGTCCAGGCGGTCAACCTGTACCAGATCGCGGCGCTCAAGGACGCCGCCAACCCGGTCGGTGCCGCCGCCTTCGTGACGTACGTGCTGGGCGCCCAGGCCCAGCAGATGCTGGCGGACGCCGGATTCCAATCGCCCTGA